From a single Sphaeramia orbicularis chromosome 4, fSphaOr1.1, whole genome shotgun sequence genomic region:
- the pdcb gene encoding phosducin b codes for MSLLDLEETATHTGPKGVINDWRRFKLESMDQENLPPAKRELLRQMSSPQKPKDDSKANLNRKMSVQEYELLKEEDEGCLKQYRRRCMQEMHDKLSIGPKFGGVHDLDSGETFLEIIEKEHHSTVVIVLIYKNGVKGCEQLNTCLDCLATEYPSVKFCRIDAVTSGAAERFSDEVLPTLLVYKAGELIGNFLACTQNLTEEFFATDVEAFLNSYGLLPEKELPGVEDEEENDVE; via the exons ATGTCTTTGCTTGACCTGGAAGAGACTGCAACCCACACGG GTCCAAAGGGAGTCATCAACGACTGGAGGAGGTTTAAGTTGGAAAGTATGGACCAGGAAAACCTACCTCCAGCAAAAAGGGAACTGCTGAGACAGATGTCCTCCCCACAAAAGCCCAAAGACGACTCCAAAGCCAACCTGAACCGCAAG ATGAGTGTCCAAGAGTATGAGCTGctgaaggaggaggatgaagggtGTCTTAAGCAGTACAGAAGGCGCTGCATGCAGGAGATGCACGACAAACTCAGCATCGGGCCCAAGTTTGGAGGCGTGCACGACCTGGACAGCGGAGAGACCTTCCTGGAGATCATCGAGAAGGAACATCACAGCACGGTGGTGATCGTCCTCATTTACAAGAACGGGGTCAAAGGTTGCGAGCAGCTCAACACCTGCCTGGACTGCCTGGCCACTGAGTACCCCAGCGTTAAGTTCTGCAGGATCGACGCCGTCACGTCCGGGGCGGCTGAACGATTCTCAGATGAAGTTTTGCCAACGCTGCTGGTTTACAAAGCTGGAGAACTAATCGGAAACTTCCTGGCCTGCACGCAAAATTTAACTGAGGAATTCTTTGCCACTGATGTGGAGGCCTTCCTCAACAGTTACGGTCTGCTGCCGGAGAAAGAGCTGCCGGGGGTGGAGGACGAAGAAGAAAACGATGTAGAGTAA